From the genome of Treponema peruense:
CGGTGTGAGTATAACAAGACTGGCCAGCGGGCTTCCTGTTGGCGGTGACCTTGAGTATGCTGACAAACTCACGCTGGCAAGAAGTTTCCGTGGCCGTTCAAGTTTTTAATAGACCATGTATTTTCCGCTTAGAATAAGAAGGGAAAGAAGGTACTGCGTGTTGTCGTAATAGCGGTGCTTTCCGTTTCTGAGCGGCGTGTTCCAGAATCTTTCTACTGCGGCTCTGGCTTTTTCACGCATTTCGTTTTCTATTGGAGTTCTTCTTCTTTCAAGAACAATTGCTGCCTGGGCTATTGCCGAACAGAGCGCGACAGGGTGGCGTGAATGTCGTCTTCTTGGTGTTCCGTCGATTTTGTAGTCCATAAAGTCTGAAACCTGTTTTTTGTCAAAGAAATTGATCAGGTTTCTGGCTATTGTTTCAAAGTCGGGGCTGTCACCAAACCAAAGTGTATACAGGCTTATGTTTGAAGCAACAATGTAACTGTGTGTGAAATAAGAGCCGTGGTTCTTGAGAGGTGCGGGCATTCCGTTGTACTTAACGTATTCAGGTGACATTCCTGTTTTTTTGTTGCAGCATCTTACAATGAATTCCCTGCTGGCGGCTGCGGCTGTGCTCCAGAAATCTGCATCGGCGGTATCTGCAAACATGGCGAACAGTTCGTAAAGATGCGGCATGTTGTAGGAAATATCGCTTAAATCTTCATCGATTTTGTTTTTGATAAGAAAATTTTCTTTGTTCCAAAGCGGTTTTTTCGAGTGGATCACGTTATGAAGTATTTCAAGTGCCTGCTTTTCGTAGTCAAAAATTCCGTCTTTGCTGCCCCATCTGTGTGCCGCAAAAAGCAGTGCAGCGGCTATTGTTTCTTCGCCATCGGGGCGTGGGTTTTTGTATTTTTCTGTTCCGTCGGTATGGCATGCAAATCTGAAGTATCCCTTGAGTTCACCTTCAGAAATATACATGTAAGTGCGTGTCCATTTCCAGAGACGGTCAAATATCTGCTGTTTGTCCATCTGTACGCACATCATCATTCCAAAACCCATGGATTCTGTTCTTACGTCGTCAAAAAGAGTTTCGTAAATGTATCCTGTTTCATCAGCGGCCTCAAAGTAAATGCGCTGCGCTTTGTTGCCTTCAAAAAGTGTTTTCCATGTCTGTTCAATGCGTTCGTCAATCTGAGCGGCTGAATAACCGTATTCTTCCAATAGATTCATATTTTTTATACTCCTCCTAACTTTAAAAAATCCTTAAAACAGTCTTTATTATAATACGGTTTGTTGTTTTCTGCAACTTTTTTGAGGAAAAGGGCTATCGTATTGACATAAGTGAGGATTTTCGTTAACTTATATTTCCTTATGGTTAACGAGAGCCTGTCTACAAAAAATAAAGTTCTTGATATCCTCAGAAATTCATCAGAGTACGTTTCAGGCGAGCTGCTTTCACAGAAAACGGGTGTATCCAGGGTTTCTGTCTGGAAAGCGGTCCAGGTTCTGCAGAATGCCGGGTACGGAATTGTTTCTGACCGCAACGGATATTTTTTGCAGCAGGATCTTAAGGACAGTCTTTTTCCGTGGGAATTTGGAATCAGTGAAGGTGCATTTACCCATTTTTTGGAAACAGAATCTACAATGCGCGAGGCAAGAAAAATAATTCTTTCGGAAGAAAAAAAAGATTTGCCAAAAATAACTGTTGTTACCGCTGACCGCCAGACAAACGGGCACGGGCACGGGGATCACGGTTGGACTACGACGAAAGGCTCCCTTGCCTGTACTCTTGCAGACAAAGTTTCTGTTTCTTCTGCAGAAGCTTTCAGAATTTCCATGTGTGCACAGATTGCCGCGGTAAATGTTTTGAAAAAAACGGGCGGCAGGAATTTTTATGCAAGATGGCCTAACGATGTCTGGAGCGACTCGGGAAAGGTATGCGGAATTCTTGATGAATATCTTTCTTCGGGACAGAGATGCGAATGGGTAAATATCGGCATCGGAATAAATATGTATGCACGCCCTAAAATTCAGAATACAGACAAAGTGTTTGATTCAGAAAACGCTGCTTCCAGAAAAGATCTGCTTTCGTCTTTGTGTGCTGAATTCCTGCGTGTTGAAAAAACCGCCCTTGAAGATTCGTGTGCGCTTGAAAATCTTTGGAACAGTCTGTGCTGCGATGTAGGAAAAAAAATTATTCTTGAACAAAGTGGCGAAACGTTTACTTTTTGTGGAGTGAACGCATACGGATGGGCTGTTCTTGAAAGTGTTGACGGCAAAACAAAAAAAATCATTCCCCCGGGAGTGAATGTTTTTAAAAAATAAATGAATTTATTATGCGAGGTTTGAAATGAGTTCAAAAAAGAAATTGTCAGGAGTTATTCTTTCTGCATTGTTTGCCGCACTTATTTGTGCAGGATGTTTTATACAGATTCCGCTTCCTGGCGGAGTTCCTGTTGTGCTTCAGGATATGATGGCAATGCTTACCGGAATGCTTCTGGGACCAGTTTACGGAACTGCTGCCGTGTTTGTGTTCCTGGTTCTTGGTTCAATAGGGCTTCCTGTTTTTTCGGGCAAGGCTGGAATTTCTGTAATTCTTGCAGGACCTACAGGAGGTTTTCTTGTCGGCTATCTGCTTTCTGCTTTTGCTGCGGGAATTTTTCTTTCGCTCCTTCTGTCAAACAAAAAGGATAATTCAAATACAAAAGCGTGGCTTTTGATTACAGCCGCTGCACTTCTTGCAACAGTTGTCGTGTTTGTCTGCGGAATTATCGGCTTTATGCGTGTTACACATGCGGGAATTGCGAAAACTCTTTCTGCAGTTCTTGTTCCGTTTATTCCCGGAAACATTATTAAAATTATCGTAATGGTTCCTCTTGTAAAAAAACTGCGTCCGCTTATTTATAATTATATAGGCTGAGTCCGGGAATTGTTATGCAGACAAAAACCGCACTTGAAATAGAGCACGTGACAAAAATTTTCCCCGACGGAACAAAGGCTCTGGAAGACATAACTTTTTCTGCAGCCTGCGGGGAATTTATTCTGATTGCAGGTTCAAACGGTTCGGGCAAGAGTGTGCTTATGTCCCTGATTGCCGGACTTGACGAAGCTACTTCGGGGAAAATTTTTTGCGGTAATGAAAAAGCCGGGCTTGTTTTTCAGGATGCGGACTCTCAGATTCTTGGCGAGACACCGTGGGAAGATGTCGGCTTTGGTGCAAAAAACTGTGGCTTAAAAAAAGATGCGCTTAACGAACGTGTGGCTTCTTCTTTGGCAGCGGTCGGCCTTTCAGAAAAAATGCACTGTCCTGCAAGGCTTATGTCGGGCGGTGAAAAGAGGCGTCTTGCGGTTGCCGGCATTCTTGCAATGGACCGCAGTATAATTATTTTTGACGAACCGTTTGCAAATCTTGACTGGCCGGGTGTAAGGCAGGTTTGTTCAATTTTATCAGAGTTAAAGAAAAAGAAAAAAACTGTAATTGTTCTTACACACGAAATAGAAAAAATACTTGCCCTTGCAGACAGATTTATTGTTCTTGACAAAGGACGCATACGTTTTGACGGAACTCCCAGGGAAGGACTTGAACTGCCACTTGAAAACTGGAGCATAAGAAATCCACTTGTAAATTATTCAAGCGCGGAGGATATGCTGTGGCTGTAAAATTATTTTCTTACCGAAGAGGAAATACGCTGCTTCACAGAATTCCTGCAGGAATAAAAATTCTTTTTCTTATGGGAATAAGCATTGCAGTGTTTGCAGGAAAGCATGTGAATGTTTCTGTTACCGTAATTTGCGGCGCACTTTCTTTGATGGCATTTTTTTTGTCGGACGCAAAATTTTCTACTTTAAAATCCGTAACATTTGTTTTTGTACTCGGCGCGTTTGTAACTTTGTTTTCGGCTTTGGTTCTTCTGCCGCACGAAGGAGCAGTTGCCTTTTGTTCGTTTGCTGGCATAGATCCTGTTGGAATAAAATACGGGGCTTTGTATACCGTGCGTTTTTTTATAACTGCACTTGCAGCACAGTGTGTGTTTGAAACAACATCTGCACTTGAAATACAGAATTCTTTTGAGTGCGCACAGAATGCTGTTGCAAAAGTTTTTAAGCCTGTAAAAAAAATGAACCCCGCGCTTGTTCTTTCACTTGCAATAAATTTTATTCCGGAAGTTTTTGCAACATGGAACCGAGTGGATCTTGCAGTAAGGGCAAGAAGTGCTGCCAAAGGAAAAAACAAATTTTCTTTAAGAATACTAGGCGTAAGACTTACTGCATTTTTTCTTTGCCTTCTTGAGCGCGCGGAATCAAAACGTATGGCTGTTCTGAACCGCGGATAAGTTCATTCCGGGCAGAACATTTCAGTTGAAAAATCCCATTATAAGATTGTGTGCAACGGAACCTCGTTTTGGAATTTCGGGAAGATTGTCCCTGCTGAACCATTTAGCGTCATCAAGTTCTGATTCCTGAATTTTTATTTCACCCGACTCATAGTCAGCAAGAAATGCGAGCATGAGCTGGTCAGGAAAAGGCCACGACTGGCTTCCGGTGTATCTTATGTTTTTTATGCAGATTCCCGTTTCTTCAAGGACTTCACGTTTTACAGCCTGTTCAAGTGTTTCTCCA
Proteins encoded in this window:
- a CDS encoding glycosyl hydrolase family 8, translating into MNLLEEYGYSAAQIDERIEQTWKTLFEGNKAQRIYFEAADETGYIYETLFDDVRTESMGFGMMMCVQMDKQQIFDRLWKWTRTYMYISEGELKGYFRFACHTDGTEKYKNPRPDGEETIAAALLFAAHRWGSKDGIFDYEKQALEILHNVIHSKKPLWNKENFLIKNKIDEDLSDISYNMPHLYELFAMFADTADADFWSTAAAASREFIVRCCNKKTGMSPEYVKYNGMPAPLKNHGSYFTHSYIVASNISLYTLWFGDSPDFETIARNLINFFDKKQVSDFMDYKIDGTPRRRHSRHPVALCSAIAQAAIVLERRRTPIENEMREKARAAVERFWNTPLRNGKHRYYDNTQYLLSLLILSGKYMVY
- a CDS encoding biotin--[acetyl-CoA-carboxylase] ligase, translating into MVNESLSTKNKVLDILRNSSEYVSGELLSQKTGVSRVSVWKAVQVLQNAGYGIVSDRNGYFLQQDLKDSLFPWEFGISEGAFTHFLETESTMREARKIILSEEKKDLPKITVVTADRQTNGHGHGDHGWTTTKGSLACTLADKVSVSSAEAFRISMCAQIAAVNVLKKTGGRNFYARWPNDVWSDSGKVCGILDEYLSSGQRCEWVNIGIGINMYARPKIQNTDKVFDSENAASRKDLLSSLCAEFLRVEKTALEDSCALENLWNSLCCDVGKKIILEQSGETFTFCGVNAYGWAVLESVDGKTKKIIPPGVNVFKK
- a CDS encoding biotin transporter BioY, producing the protein MSSKKKLSGVILSALFAALICAGCFIQIPLPGGVPVVLQDMMAMLTGMLLGPVYGTAAVFVFLVLGSIGLPVFSGKAGISVILAGPTGGFLVGYLLSAFAAGIFLSLLLSNKKDNSNTKAWLLITAAALLATVVVFVCGIIGFMRVTHAGIAKTLSAVLVPFIPGNIIKIIVMVPLVKKLRPLIYNYIG
- a CDS encoding energy-coupling factor ABC transporter ATP-binding protein, producing the protein MQTKTALEIEHVTKIFPDGTKALEDITFSAACGEFILIAGSNGSGKSVLMSLIAGLDEATSGKIFCGNEKAGLVFQDADSQILGETPWEDVGFGAKNCGLKKDALNERVASSLAAVGLSEKMHCPARLMSGGEKRRLAVAGILAMDRSIIIFDEPFANLDWPGVRQVCSILSELKKKKKTVIVLTHEIEKILALADRFIVLDKGRIRFDGTPREGLELPLENWSIRNPLVNYSSAEDMLWL
- a CDS encoding energy-coupling factor transporter transmembrane component T family protein, whose translation is MAVKLFSYRRGNTLLHRIPAGIKILFLMGISIAVFAGKHVNVSVTVICGALSLMAFFLSDAKFSTLKSVTFVFVLGAFVTLFSALVLLPHEGAVAFCSFAGIDPVGIKYGALYTVRFFITALAAQCVFETTSALEIQNSFECAQNAVAKVFKPVKKMNPALVLSLAINFIPEVFATWNRVDLAVRARSAAKGKNKFSLRILGVRLTAFFLCLLERAESKRMAVLNRG